The proteins below are encoded in one region of Methylomagnum ishizawai:
- a CDS encoding penicillin acylase family protein encodes MKLGKPLIYLGLLVAGWALFQGYRSRPEDAAPLPGLDRPVEIIRDRQGVPHIYADTEADAYFALGYVHAQDRLWQMDLNRRLGSGRLAEVLGEKALEQDRFMRTLGLRRAAERNLEGLDAGTRRILDAYARGVNAYVGRGGRLPLEFWVQGYRPTPWTPVDSLVWLKTLAWNLSGNWWEELLNLRLSRRLPPERIAELFPPYPGDTAFRLPALDSLYAGLDASAQALMALDIQGPRRSLGSNNWAVDGHRSRGGQPLLANDPHLKLGAPPVWYFAHLEAPGLSVVGATLPGVPAVVLGRSRHAAWAFTNTGPDTQDIYVEKPLAGDASRYLTPDGTAAFGRISETIGVRGAAPETLVVRTTRHGPVISDASPEVRAALPAGTAMALRWTGLDPEDTTLRFMHQAARARDGDGILAAARDFQAPQQNIVYADDRGGIGFVAAGRIPIRRSDNDLMGLAPAPGWDARYDWTGFIPFGELPQSRQPASGKIVTANQKITPPDYPYWITSGWLPPYRARRIDALLDATAHHDVASFAAIQTDAVNPVALQLLPHLLRVKAQDPEQRRILARLRAWDGDMAKDRAEPLIFAEWIRRLSEVLYRDALGDLYEAVGDYNPLFLANLLGGEGASHWCPDPARDGDPPCAAALGRALALALDGLKQRYGADPDRWTWGRAHSARSLHHPYGGLPLLSWLFNVEVPSPGGMDTINVSGYAYDESSGRYVGEAGPSFRALYDLADPDRSLFVLSAGQSGDPLSPHYRDMAEPWAGGRYLPLVMDRDRIVKDAESTLRLEPG; translated from the coding sequence ATGAAACTGGGCAAACCATTGATTTATCTAGGTCTGCTGGTTGCGGGATGGGCGTTGTTCCAGGGCTATCGATCCCGGCCAGAGGACGCGGCCCCCTTGCCCGGCCTGGACCGGCCCGTCGAAATCATCCGCGACCGGCAAGGCGTGCCCCATATCTACGCGGACACGGAGGCGGACGCTTATTTCGCCCTGGGCTATGTCCATGCCCAGGACCGGCTATGGCAAATGGACCTGAACCGCCGTTTGGGATCGGGCCGCTTGGCCGAGGTGTTGGGGGAAAAAGCGCTCGAACAAGACCGCTTCATGCGAACCTTGGGCCTACGCCGCGCCGCCGAACGCAACCTCGAAGGGCTGGATGCCGGGACGCGCCGCATCCTGGACGCCTATGCGCGGGGCGTGAACGCCTATGTGGGGCGGGGAGGGCGCTTGCCCTTGGAATTCTGGGTGCAGGGCTACCGGCCCACGCCTTGGACCCCGGTGGATTCCCTGGTGTGGTTGAAGACCCTGGCCTGGAACCTGTCGGGTAATTGGTGGGAGGAATTGCTCAACCTGCGCCTCAGCCGCCGCCTGCCGCCCGAGCGGATCGCCGAATTGTTCCCGCCCTATCCGGGCGACACGGCGTTCCGGCTGCCCGCGCTCGATTCCCTGTACGCGGGGCTGGACGCTTCCGCCCAAGCCTTGATGGCCTTGGATATTCAAGGCCCCCGCCGCAGCCTGGGTTCCAACAACTGGGCGGTGGACGGCCACCGTTCCCGCGGCGGCCAGCCCCTCCTGGCCAACGATCCCCATTTGAAACTGGGCGCGCCCCCGGTCTGGTATTTCGCCCATCTGGAAGCGCCCGGCCTGAGCGTCGTCGGCGCGACCCTGCCCGGTGTGCCCGCCGTGGTGCTGGGCCGCAGCCGGCACGCCGCCTGGGCCTTCACCAATACCGGCCCGGACACCCAGGATATCTATGTCGAAAAGCCCCTGGCCGGGGATGCCTCGCGTTACCTGACGCCGGATGGGACGGCGGCGTTCGGACGGATCTCCGAAACCATCGGGGTCCGGGGCGCGGCCCCGGAAACCCTGGTGGTGCGGACCACCCGCCACGGCCCGGTGATTTCGGACGCCAGCCCCGAAGTCCGGGCGGCGCTGCCCGCCGGGACGGCCATGGCCTTGCGCTGGACCGGCCTGGACCCGGAAGACACCACCCTGCGCTTCATGCACCAAGCCGCCCGCGCCCGCGACGGCGACGGCATCCTCGCAGCGGCGCGGGATTTCCAAGCCCCGCAGCAGAACATCGTCTATGCCGACGACCGGGGCGGCATCGGTTTCGTGGCGGCGGGACGGATACCGATCCGGCGTTCCGATAACGACCTGATGGGCCTCGCCCCAGCGCCGGGTTGGGATGCCCGCTACGACTGGACGGGTTTCATCCCCTTCGGGGAACTGCCGCAATCCCGGCAGCCAGCCTCGGGCAAGATCGTCACCGCCAACCAGAAAATCACCCCGCCGGATTATCCCTATTGGATCACTTCCGGCTGGTTGCCGCCCTACCGCGCCCGGCGCATCGACGCCCTGCTGGACGCCACCGCCCACCACGACGTGGCCTCCTTCGCCGCCATCCAGACCGACGCGGTCAATCCCGTGGCCTTGCAACTCCTGCCCCATCTGCTGCGGGTCAAGGCGCAAGACCCGGAGCAACGCCGAATCCTGGCGCGGCTGCGGGCCTGGGATGGCGACATGGCCAAGGATCGGGCCGAACCCCTGATCTTCGCCGAATGGATCAGGCGTTTATCCGAAGTGCTGTACCGGGATGCGCTGGGCGATTTGTACGAGGCGGTCGGCGATTACAACCCCTTGTTCCTCGCCAACCTGTTGGGCGGGGAGGGCGCATCGCATTGGTGCCCCGACCCGGCGCGGGACGGCGATCCGCCCTGCGCCGCCGCCCTTGGACGGGCCCTGGCCCTGGCGCTGGACGGGCTCAAGCAAAGATACGGCGCGGACCCGGACCGCTGGACCTGGGGCCGGGCGCATAGCGCCCGCTCCCTCCACCATCCCTATGGGGGCTTGCCGCTGTTGTCCTGGTTGTTCAACGTGGAAGTGCCCAGCCCCGGCGGCATGGACACCATCAACGTCAGCGGCTACGCCTACGACGAAAGCTCCGGGCGCTACGTGGGCGAGGCCGGGCCGAGTTTCCGCGCCCTCTACGACCTGGCCGACCCCGACCGCTCGCTGTTCGTCCTGAGCGCGGGCCAATCCGGCGATCCCCTGTCCCCCCATTACCGCGACATGGCGGAACCCTGGGCCGGGGGCCGCTACCTGCCCTTGGTGATGGACCGGGACCGGATCGTGAAGGACGCCGAATCCACCCTGCGGCTGGAACCTGGGTGA
- a CDS encoding helix-turn-helix domain-containing protein, whose protein sequence is MNRCIRIQRLAPQDRERWQALFYRHQQQSRRRRLLALKALWDGESMAGVCRSQGVQRKTLEEWLDSYLDGGFDALLAPQRRPRPQALNPQRRKVLRYILLHKTPADYGIDSYQWTAAHVQGLLVKKWGLPLSANRLYEIFDELGLSHQRAHRDYGPAQPAERAGFVEALEKKPPRPTPAPPS, encoded by the coding sequence ATGAACCGCTGTATCCGCATCCAACGGCTGGCCCCGCAGGACCGTGAACGGTGGCAGGCGCTGTTCTACCGCCACCAGCAGCAAAGCCGACGGCGTAGGCTGCTGGCCTTGAAGGCCCTGTGGGACGGCGAGAGCATGGCCGGGGTCTGCCGCAGCCAGGGAGTCCAGCGCAAGACGCTGGAGGAGTGGCTGGACAGCTACCTGGATGGTGGCTTCGACGCCCTGCTGGCCCCGCAAAGGCGGCCCCGCCCGCAAGCCCTGAACCCGCAGCGGCGCAAGGTCCTGCGCTACATCCTGCTCCACAAGACGCCGGCGGACTATGGCATCGACAGTTACCAATGGACGGCGGCCCACGTCCAGGGTTTGCTCGTTAAGAAGTGGGGCCTGCCGCTGAGCGCCAACCGGCTTTACGAAATCTTCGACGAACTGGGCCTCTCCCACCAGCGCGCCCACCGCGACTACGGCCCCGCCCAGCCCGCCGAGCGGGCCGGCTTCGTGGAGGCGCTCGAAAAAAAACCGCCGAGGCCGACCCCGGCACCGCCCTCGTAG
- the cas7g gene encoding type I-G CRISPR-associated RAMP protein Csb1/Cas7g, which translates to MAPALTLDDVQQAVAGHAAAFRCVTDYQPAGGEGDKIFPPTYEGGRYATETRHVDGRQVECVLVDSVQSQANRMELALLQARRANRIHLPLITVCFDQDGLLRKFSVSSLEAPHRIADAILRDSLLDGVIFRESAPGKILDHADVGNAAGLFGLCPTALVFGHRPNRPARRHGREIPAGAGL; encoded by the coding sequence ATGGCGCCCGCATTGACCTTGGACGATGTGCAACAGGCGGTGGCCGGCCACGCCGCCGCGTTCCGTTGCGTGACCGACTACCAACCCGCCGGAGGCGAAGGCGACAAGATATTCCCGCCGACCTACGAGGGTGGCAGATACGCCACCGAAACCCGCCACGTCGATGGCCGCCAAGTCGAGTGCGTACTCGTCGACTCGGTGCAGTCGCAGGCCAACCGCATGGAACTGGCCCTGCTGCAAGCACGCCGGGCCAACCGGATCCACTTGCCGCTGATTACGGTGTGCTTCGACCAGGACGGCCTATTGAGGAAATTCAGCGTGAGCAGCCTGGAGGCGCCGCACCGCATCGCCGATGCCATCCTCCGCGACAGCCTGCTGGACGGCGTGATTTTCCGGGAATCGGCACCGGGCAAAATCCTGGACCACGCCGACGTGGGCAACGCCGCGGGCCTGTTCGGCCTGTGCCCGACCGCCCTGGTGTTCGGGCACAGGCCGAACAGGCCCGCGCGGCGGCATGGGCGCGAAATTCCAGCGGGCGCTGGTCTCTGA
- a CDS encoding IS66 family transposase, whose translation MSIVPGGPLQRQAVDTVRGQVWDLYADLKRYRRQPDEAAKAGLAARFDAIFTQKTGYARLDLTLQRIRRNRDELLRVLDRPDVPLHTNGSERDIR comes from the coding sequence ATGTCTATTGTCCCCGGCGGTCCGCTCCAGCGGCAGGCCGTTGATACCGTGCGTGGGCAGGTCTGGGACCTGTACGCGGACCTCAAGCGCTACCGCCGCCAGCCGGACGAGGCCGCGAAGGCCGGACTGGCCGCCCGCTTCGACGCGATCTTCACCCAGAAGACCGGCTATGCCCGCCTGGACCTGACCCTCCAGCGAATCCGCCGCAACCGCGACGAACTGCTGCGGGTCCTGGACCGGCCGGACGTGCCCCTGCACACCAACGGCAGCGAGCGGGACATCCGCTAG
- a CDS encoding lysine N(6)-hydroxylase/L-ornithine N(5)-oxygenase family protein, protein MQTLDLAGIGIGPFNLSLAALLAPVPGVRARFFERRPAFDWHPGMMLPGTRMQTSYLKDLATPVDPTSPYGFLSYLVEKGRFYRFVNADFPRVRRVEFADYLRWAAERVPNLGFGQGVRGVEFDGRGFRLSLGDGRAVAARHLAVATGMAPHVPPWAERHLGKQCWHSHGYMNAEFPVENRRVAIIGGGQSGAEIFLELMAGARGRAAEVTWITRRPNLDPLDETAFINEYFTPDYLRHFHRLPEGRRSALACSQKLTGDGVSPVTLQELSQYLYERDFLAGDAATPYRILPQREVYLMGREPGGFHLRMNNGFNHGEEAASADLVILATGYRYALPDCLAALTPALSLDPEGFPRLAEDYSAQWDGPPEHRIYMLNAGRNSHGVADAQLSLAAWRSAVIVNSVVGREVYATEPCPSPLTWAGTQPGGRCESQPAARLCSS, encoded by the coding sequence ATGCAAACCCTCGATCTGGCCGGCATCGGCATCGGTCCTTTCAATCTCAGCCTCGCGGCCTTGCTGGCCCCCGTGCCCGGCGTCCGCGCCCGGTTCTTCGAGCGGCGCCCGGCGTTCGACTGGCATCCCGGCATGATGCTGCCGGGTACCCGGATGCAGACGTCCTATCTCAAGGATTTGGCGACCCCGGTCGATCCGACCAGCCCCTATGGATTCCTGTCCTATCTGGTGGAAAAGGGGCGGTTCTACCGTTTCGTCAACGCCGATTTCCCCAGGGTCAGGCGGGTCGAGTTCGCCGATTACCTGCGCTGGGCGGCGGAGCGGGTGCCCAACCTGGGCTTCGGCCAGGGCGTGCGCGGGGTGGAATTCGACGGGCGGGGTTTCCGGCTGTCCCTGGGCGATGGCCGGGCGGTGGCGGCCCGGCATCTGGCGGTCGCCACCGGCATGGCCCCGCACGTCCCGCCCTGGGCGGAACGGCATCTGGGCAAGCAGTGTTGGCACAGCCACGGCTACATGAACGCCGAATTCCCGGTGGAGAACCGCCGGGTGGCGATCATCGGCGGAGGCCAGAGCGGGGCCGAGATTTTCCTGGAACTGATGGCCGGGGCGCGGGGCCGGGCGGCGGAAGTGACTTGGATCACCCGCAGGCCCAACCTCGATCCCTTGGACGAGACCGCCTTCATCAACGAGTATTTCACCCCGGATTACCTGCGCCATTTCCACCGCTTGCCGGAGGGGCGGCGCTCGGCCCTGGCGTGTTCGCAGAAGCTCACCGGCGACGGGGTTTCGCCCGTCACCTTGCAGGAATTATCCCAATACCTCTACGAGCGCGATTTCCTGGCCGGGGACGCCGCCACGCCCTACCGCATCCTGCCCCAGCGCGAGGTCTACCTGATGGGGCGGGAGCCGGGCGGCTTCCACCTCCGCATGAACAACGGCTTCAACCATGGCGAGGAAGCGGCGTCCGCCGATCTGGTCATCCTCGCCACCGGCTACCGCTACGCCTTGCCGGATTGCCTGGCGGCGCTGACCCCCGCCCTGTCGCTGGACCCGGAAGGTTTCCCCCGGCTGGCGGAGGATTATTCCGCCCAATGGGACGGCCCGCCGGAACACCGCATCTATATGCTGAACGCGGGCCGCAACAGCCATGGCGTCGCCGACGCCCAACTCAGCCTGGCGGCCTGGCGTTCCGCCGTGATCGTCAACAGCGTGGTGGGCCGGGAGGTGTACGCCACCGAGCCGTGTCCTTCGCCCTTGACCTGGGCGGGTACCCAGCCCGGCGGACGCTGCGAATCCCAACCCGCCGCGAGGCTGTGTTCGTCCTGA
- the csb2 gene encoding type I-G CRISPR-associated protein Csb2, whose product MFALGLRYLNGWAMAAADGAGKQRAEWPPHPDRVFMALAAAWFETGRAEEERAVLLWLERLPPPAIRAAEATFRSGTGGGGPVVGYVPVNDTELGRKTPDTHDPGRLKEAGLGLLPEYRSRQPRAFPVAIPADPDVYLSWDGGVPEPHRAPLVSLCRKVISVGHSASLVQMWLEDSPPAADWVPVEGLGAHRLRVSGTGRLDDLERRCNRDQVIAWGGLVARLAEASKSKEKKMLKEQLSDRFPNGRPVSLRPVPGMWQAYGRPEQPADERVPGQSLFDPHLLVLALDGQRPSLHATLKLTEALRGATLAACRAPGAAIPEWLSGHAADGRATALPHVALLPPPFVDHDHADGRVMGLALALPRGLDPAEAAAILEPWLRDGHGLPASLSLFDGRWLECRAELETRARPPQKSLWAEAWTRPSRRWASVTPVVLDRHCGGKDRWEKAAEVVKDACERIGLPRPLDVLLHPDSLIRGVPRAGEFPPLARKSDGGPCTTPMPCSCSSGRCAARC is encoded by the coding sequence ATGTTCGCCCTGGGCCTTCGTTATCTCAACGGCTGGGCCATGGCCGCCGCCGACGGCGCGGGGAAGCAGCGCGCCGAGTGGCCGCCGCATCCCGACCGGGTGTTCATGGCGCTGGCGGCGGCCTGGTTCGAGACCGGCCGGGCGGAGGAGGAGCGCGCCGTCCTGCTTTGGCTGGAACGCTTGCCGCCGCCCGCCATCAGGGCGGCCGAAGCCACCTTCCGGAGCGGGACGGGCGGTGGCGGGCCCGTGGTCGGTTATGTCCCGGTGAACGACACCGAGCTGGGCCGGAAAACCCCCGACACCCACGATCCCGGCAGGCTCAAGGAGGCCGGGCTGGGCCTCCTGCCCGAATACCGTTCCCGCCAGCCCCGCGCCTTTCCCGTCGCCATCCCCGCCGATCCCGACGTTTACCTGAGTTGGGACGGCGGGGTCCCCGAGCCGCACCGGGCCCCGCTGGTGTCGCTGTGCCGCAAGGTGATCTCGGTCGGGCATTCCGCCTCCCTTGTCCAGATGTGGCTGGAGGATTCCCCGCCCGCCGCCGACTGGGTGCCGGTGGAGGGCCTGGGCGCCCACCGGTTGCGGGTGTCCGGCACCGGCCGGCTGGACGACCTGGAACGGCGCTGCAACCGCGACCAGGTTATCGCTTGGGGCGGGCTGGTGGCCCGCCTCGCCGAGGCTTCCAAGTCCAAGGAGAAAAAGATGCTGAAAGAGCAATTGAGCGACCGGTTCCCGAACGGCCGTCCGGTCAGCCTCCGTCCCGTTCCCGGCATGTGGCAGGCCTATGGCCGGCCCGAGCAGCCGGCGGACGAGCGGGTGCCCGGGCAGAGCCTGTTCGACCCGCACCTGCTGGTGCTGGCCCTGGACGGGCAACGCCCGTCCCTGCACGCCACCCTCAAACTCACGGAAGCCCTGCGGGGCGCGACGCTGGCCGCCTGCCGTGCACCGGGGGCGGCCATCCCGGAATGGCTGTCGGGCCACGCCGCCGACGGCCGAGCCACCGCCCTGCCGCACGTCGCCCTGCTGCCGCCGCCCTTCGTGGACCACGACCATGCCGACGGCCGCGTCATGGGGCTGGCTCTGGCCTTGCCGCGCGGCCTCGACCCCGCCGAGGCCGCCGCCATCCTCGAGCCTTGGCTCCGGGACGGGCATGGCCTGCCCGCGTCCCTGTCCCTGTTCGACGGCCGCTGGCTGGAGTGCCGCGCGGAACTGGAGACCCGCGCCCGGCCCCCCCAAAAGAGCCTGTGGGCCGAGGCCTGGACCCGGCCCTCGCGGCGCTGGGCCAGCGTGACCCCGGTGGTACTGGACCGCCACTGCGGCGGCAAGGACCGGTGGGAAAAGGCCGCCGAAGTGGTCAAGGACGCCTGCGAGCGGATCGGACTGCCGCGCCCGCTCGACGTGCTGCTGCACCCGGACTCGCTCATACGGGGGGTACCGCGCGCCGGCGAGTTCCCGCCCCTCGCCCGCAAATCCGACGGCGGCCCATGCACCACGCCCATGCCGTGCTCCTGTTCGAGCGGGAGGTGCGCGGCCCGGTGCTGA
- a CDS encoding transposase, which translates to MLSTTCTHYAWAEKNTAPAPPSNEKRREKLNGFLALDLGSGQTTVDFQPQAKTRNAVHVIALIVLRYASLGFRQILCILDNCSIHNDSMKAALAELLAEIPLAQGIAVHFLHTPAYSPKFNPAEYLIRLVRKNSLYHLPHAMTVQQRAERVHRHLAQATPQTPQQVKNILSHIYRLPKSGWS; encoded by the coding sequence CTGCTGTCCACGACCTGCACCCACTACGCCTGGGCGGAGAAGAACACCGCCCCGGCGCCGCCGAGCAACGAGAAGCGGCGGGAGAAGCTGAACGGTTTCCTGGCCCTGGACCTGGGCAGCGGCCAGACCACCGTGGACTTCCAACCCCAGGCCAAAACCCGGAACGCCGTCCACGTCATCGCCCTGATCGTCCTGCGCTACGCCAGCCTGGGCTTCCGCCAGATCCTGTGCATCCTCGACAACTGCTCCATCCACAACGACTCCATGAAGGCCGCTCTGGCCGAGTTGCTGGCGGAAATCCCCCTGGCCCAGGGCATCGCCGTGCACTTCCTCCACACCCCGGCCTACTCCCCCAAGTTCAACCCGGCCGAATACCTCATCCGCCTCGTCAGGAAGAACTCCCTCTACCACCTGCCCCATGCCATGACGGTCCAGCAGCGGGCCGAGCGCGTCCATCGGCACTTGGCCCAGGCCACTCCCCAAACACCCCAGCAGGTCAAGAACATTCTCAGCCATATCTACCGCCTGCCAAAAAGTGGGTGGTCTTAG
- a CDS encoding transposase — protein MLELFRQKMPLSCLLHGLLERCFAAERLDRIFLENAKEQYTREILFSTVCDLMLSVVLKVHPSINAAYQKHPEPLGVTVSALYEKLKGVELSVSQALLRDTSEDLSDILDALGFTPEPWLPGYPVRLLDGNCLAASEKRLAVHREVGGAALPGKSLVVFDPERRLMRDVFPCEDGHAQERRLLDAVAGIPKAGELWIADRNFCTVGFLDRLQGRNAHALMRLHLNLPLTEETLFSQAGEQGGGRLLEKRVGVAGRPYRLVRVELEQPTRDGDAFVDILTDLPADIPAATVADLYRRRWTLETAFQHVEKHFKSEIETLAYPKAALFGFALALVAYNLFSVMISALDCAHGKPVSKDISGYYLSHEIAATFLALIQLSGVGDWLFVSEQTPAEFAAWLRETARNIPLRTLTKHPRGPKKPIDKPPYDPKQPHVSTYQLLRKKK, from the coding sequence ATGCTAGAGCTATTCCGCCAGAAAATGCCCCTGTCCTGCCTGCTGCACGGCCTACTGGAACGCTGCTTTGCGGCGGAGAGGCTGGACAGGATTTTCCTGGAGAACGCGAAGGAGCAATACACGCGGGAAATCCTATTTTCGACGGTGTGCGACCTCATGCTGAGCGTGGTCCTCAAGGTCCATCCCTCGATCAACGCGGCCTACCAGAAACACCCGGAACCCCTGGGGGTAACGGTATCCGCGCTCTACGAGAAACTCAAGGGCGTTGAATTATCCGTGTCCCAAGCCCTGCTGCGCGATACCTCGGAAGACCTGTCGGATATTCTCGATGCCCTGGGTTTCACCCCCGAACCCTGGTTGCCGGGTTATCCGGTCCGCCTCCTCGACGGCAACTGTCTGGCGGCGAGCGAGAAACGCCTCGCCGTCCACCGCGAGGTCGGCGGTGCCGCGTTGCCGGGCAAGTCGCTGGTGGTGTTCGACCCGGAGCGCCGCCTGATGCGGGACGTGTTCCCTTGCGAGGACGGACATGCCCAGGAGCGCCGCCTGCTCGACGCCGTGGCCGGTATCCCCAAGGCCGGCGAACTGTGGATCGCCGACCGCAACTTCTGCACCGTGGGATTCCTCGACCGGCTCCAGGGCCGGAACGCCCACGCCTTGATGCGCTTGCACCTGAACCTGCCGCTGACCGAGGAAACCCTGTTTTCCCAGGCCGGGGAACAGGGCGGCGGGCGGCTTTTGGAAAAGCGGGTCGGCGTGGCCGGGCGGCCCTATCGCCTCGTCCGCGTCGAACTCGAACAACCCACCCGCGACGGCGATGCCTTCGTCGATATCCTGACCGACCTCCCGGCGGACATACCCGCCGCCACCGTCGCCGACCTCTACCGCAGGCGCTGGACCCTGGAAACCGCGTTCCAACACGTCGAAAAACATTTCAAGTCCGAGATCGAAACCCTGGCCTATCCCAAGGCCGCCCTGTTCGGATTCGCCCTGGCCCTGGTCGCCTATAACCTCTTCTCGGTCATGATCTCGGCGCTGGACTGCGCCCATGGAAAACCCGTGTCCAAGGATATCTCCGGGTATTATCTCTCCCACGAGATCGCCGCCACTTTCCTCGCGCTCATCCAACTCAGCGGGGTCGGCGACTGGCTGTTCGTCTCCGAACAAACCCCGGCGGAATTCGCCGCGTGGCTGCGCGAAACCGCCCGGAACATCCCGTTGCGTACCCTCACAAAGCATCCGCGCGGCCCGAAAAAGCCCATCGACAAACCGCCCTACGACCCGAAACAGCCACATGTCTCGACATATCAATTACTTAGGAAGAAGAAGTAG
- a CDS encoding tyrosine-type recombinase/integrase yields the protein MLSREEVDTVIGNLAYPYGLIVKLLYGCGLRLSECLKLRVKDLNFAMGVLTVHDGKGREDHALPLPMAVASDLKAQIEKVKQRHRADLESGYAGVFLPDGLGAKYPRAAQELAWQWLFPAIMPTRANLPRGGHECRRHHLHERHVQDAITQAVRKSQLTKRASAHTFRHSFASHLLQANYDIRTIQEMLGHGDLKTTMIYTHTVRSSTLKEARSPLDF from the coding sequence ATGCTGTCGCGGGAAGAGGTGGATACGGTGATCGGCAACCTAGCCTATCCTTATGGTTTGATTGTGAAATTGCTCTATGGCTGCGGGCTGCGCTTGTCCGAGTGCCTGAAGCTCAGGGTGAAGGACTTGAACTTCGCGATGGGCGTGTTGACGGTGCATGATGGGAAGGGGCGGGAGGATCACGCGCTGCCCTTGCCGATGGCCGTGGCGTCCGACTTGAAGGCCCAGATCGAGAAAGTGAAACAGCGGCATCGGGCGGACCTGGAATCGGGCTACGCCGGTGTTTTCCTGCCCGATGGCTTGGGGGCCAAATACCCACGCGCGGCGCAGGAACTGGCCTGGCAATGGTTGTTTCCGGCAATCATGCCGACGCGCGCGAACCTGCCCCGGGGTGGGCACGAATGCCGCCGCCATCATCTGCACGAGCGGCATGTCCAAGACGCCATCACCCAGGCGGTGCGGAAAAGCCAGCTGACCAAGCGCGCCTCCGCCCACACTTTCCGCCACAGCTTCGCCAGCCACCTGCTCCAGGCCAACTATGATATCCGGACCATCCAGGAAATGCTTGGTCACGGCGACCTCAAAACCACCATGATCTACACCCACACGGTGCGGAGTTCCACGCTCAAGGAGGCACGGAGTCCCCTGGACTTTTGA
- a CDS encoding LLM class flavin-dependent oxidoreductase — MSERKLRLGAFIPGAGQHLAAWRHPDAQADGALNFEHYRRMAGTAERGRFDAIFLADGLAANFGANMADGRSDKGAVFEPVTLFSALSVVTQNIGFIATASTTYEEPFQLARKFASLDYLSGGRAGWNVVTTTGDATARNFNRDKQPDHALRYERAAEFVATVKELWDSWEDDALVRDKTSGVFFDPAKVHTPNHKGKHFQVRGPLNVARPPQGYPVIVQAGQSEAGRDLAAGTAEVIFTAQQSLEDAQAFYQDVKGRLARYGRRPEDLKVMPGVFPVVAATEAEAEARRKYQELQDLIHPEAGLALLNGLSGNELDLSKYPLDGPLPELPVTEGMKSRQGMMVDIARKHNFSIRQLYQWVAGARGHWTLVGSVEQVADQLQLWFENGAADGFNVLPPYLPGSLDEIVDLLIPELQRRGLFRTEYEGRTLRENLGLARPANQFAAGRLRAA, encoded by the coding sequence ATGAGCGAACGCAAACTGAGACTCGGCGCTTTCATCCCCGGCGCGGGACAACACCTCGCCGCTTGGCGGCATCCCGATGCCCAGGCCGACGGCGCCCTGAATTTCGAGCATTACCGCCGTATGGCCGGGACCGCCGAGCGTGGCCGGTTCGACGCCATCTTCCTGGCCGATGGCCTCGCCGCCAATTTCGGGGCCAACATGGCCGATGGCCGCAGCGACAAGGGCGCGGTGTTCGAGCCGGTCACGCTGTTCTCGGCGCTGTCGGTGGTGACCCAGAACATCGGCTTCATCGCCACCGCCTCGACCACTTATGAGGAGCCGTTCCAACTGGCCCGCAAATTCGCCTCGCTCGATTACCTGAGCGGCGGGCGGGCGGGCTGGAACGTGGTCACCACCACCGGCGACGCCACCGCCCGCAATTTCAACCGGGACAAGCAGCCCGACCACGCCCTGCGCTACGAGCGGGCGGCGGAGTTCGTGGCGACGGTGAAGGAGCTATGGGATAGCTGGGAGGACGACGCCCTCGTCCGCGACAAGACTTCGGGGGTGTTCTTCGATCCGGCCAAGGTCCACACGCCGAACCACAAGGGCAAGCATTTCCAGGTCCGGGGGCCGTTGAACGTGGCCCGTCCGCCACAGGGCTATCCGGTGATCGTGCAGGCCGGGCAATCGGAGGCCGGGCGGGATTTGGCGGCGGGCACCGCCGAGGTGATCTTCACCGCCCAGCAATCCCTGGAGGATGCCCAGGCGTTCTACCAGGACGTGAAGGGCCGCCTCGCCAGATATGGCCGCAGGCCGGAAGACCTGAAGGTCATGCCGGGGGTGTTCCCGGTGGTGGCGGCGACCGAGGCCGAGGCCGAGGCCCGGCGCAAATATCAGGAATTGCAGGATTTGATCCACCCGGAAGCCGGGTTGGCCCTGCTGAATGGCCTCTCGGGCAACGAGCTGGATTTGTCGAAATACCCGCTGGACGGCCCCTTGCCGGAATTGCCGGTCACCGAGGGCATGAAGAGCCGCCAGGGCATGATGGTCGATATCGCCCGCAAGCATAACTTCAGCATCCGCCAGCTTTATCAGTGGGTGGCGGGGGCGCGGGGGCATTGGACCTTGGTGGGTTCGGTCGAGCAGGTCGCCGACCAGTTGCAGCTTTGGTTCGAGAACGGCGCGGCGGATGGCTTCAATGTGTTGCCGCCCTACTTGCCGGGCAGCCTGGACGAGATCGTGGACCTGTTGATCCCCGAGTTGCAGCGGCGCGGGCTGTTCCGCACCGAGTACGAGGGCCGCACCCTGCGGGAGAACCTGGGACTGGCCCGGCCCGCGAACCAATTCGCCGCAGGGAGGCTCCGGGCGGCATAG